The Chelonoidis abingdonii isolate Lonesome George chromosome 9, CheloAbing_2.0, whole genome shotgun sequence genome has a segment encoding these proteins:
- the LOC116836034 gene encoding transmembrane protein 100-like: MMGCKSNSLTCLQGGKPALPLATTTDSTATLNKLALATGGTEKSWYRCIFPFGIVSLVIGVAATCITFIINGPQMDIAKAVSVATLMFGVGLLVAAYICWRAKRERQRQRQREEPLPLEQGAL, translated from the coding sequence ATGATGGGCTGCAAGTCCAACTCGCTGACTTGTCTGCAAGGAGGGAAGCCAGCGCTGCCTCTGGCCACCACCACGGACTCCACGGCTACGCTCAATAAGCTGGCTCTGGCCACGGGGGGCACGGAGAAATCCTGGTACCGGTGCATTTTCCCCTTCGGCATTGTCTCCCTGGTCATCGGCGTCGCAGCGACGTGCATCACCTTCATCATCAATGGGCCGCAGATGGACATCGCCAAGGCGGTCTCGGTGGCCACCCTGATGTTTGGAGTGGGCCTGCTGGTGGCCGCTTACATCTGCTGGCGGGCCAAGCGGGaaaggcagaggcagaggcagcgAGAGGAGCCTCTCCCGTTAGAGCAGGGAGCCCTATGA